A genomic segment from Daphnia carinata strain CSIRO-1 chromosome 1, CSIRO_AGI_Dcar_HiC_V3, whole genome shotgun sequence encodes:
- the LOC130691877 gene encoding transmembrane protein 134-like: protein MAKKPFSIDDAFDENLDDVVVRVYGSTTVEKSAFSARNNSGVKPASSEGVENQITNINSLAVPHGTHPHHTPVLLSIRTGIMQDDTASKDSDSLIHESYQYSPSYFDPDRIWFKHPRVKENWKVVATAFALVIIGLGLLVTGITVLILPSGGVQGLVFLIIGVICFIPGAYHIVYIYLAVKGRKGYNFYHLPLFN from the exons ATGGCGAAAAAGCCATTTTCAATTGATGATGCTTTTGACGAAAATCTCGATGATGTCGTGGTACGTGTGTATGGCAGCACAACAGTCGAAAAATCCGCTTTTAGTGCACGTAATAATAGCGGCGTGAAACCTGCATCTAGTGAAG gtgttgaaaatcaaattacaAACATAAACTCGTTAGCAGTTCCTCATGGCACACATCCACACCACACCCCAGTATTACTGAGCATTCGAACAGGAATCATGCAGGATGAC ACGGCATCTAAAGACAGTGACTCCCTAATTCATGAGAGCTATCAATATTCACCGTCTTATTTTGACCCAGACAGAATTTGGTTCAAACATCCACGTGTGAAAGAGAATTGGAAAGTTGTTGCAACTGCCTTTGCTCTTGTCATAATTGGCTTGg GTTTATTGGTCACAGGGATTACTGTGTTGATACTTCCATCAGGGGGAGTTCAAGGCCTAGTTTTTCTCATCATAGGAGTGATTTGCTTTATTCCAGGAGCTTAT CATATTGTCTACATTTATCTTGCCGtcaaaggaagaaaaggatACAACTTCTATCACTTGCCTCTCTTCAATTAG